In Fusarium oxysporum f. sp. lycopersici 4287 chromosome 2, whole genome shotgun sequence, a genomic segment contains:
- a CDS encoding bloom syndrome protein — protein MPKHQPLKPLSQSPGLLISISAELEDLNEIHRDMIDVFVQEAKVTGEKIRKQEGLRSPLFTEKELQISKIPGIQPDKVIIYGPEILLILWRYYSGHREVMDPKRSGGNGQEIIDLLSSDVEMGNDAYEDEDREDSPYFNTNKNADIRASPSI, from the exons ATGCCTAAACACCAACCACTAAAGCCGCTCTCGCAGTCGCCTGGGCTTCTAATATCCATCAGTGCCGAGTTGGAAGACTTGAACGAAATACACCGGGATATGATCGACGTTTTCGTCCAGGAAGCAAAGGTAACAGGGGAGAAAATCCGAAAGCAGGAAGGGCTCAGGTCACCACTGTTCACCGAGAAGGAGCTTCAG ATATCTAAGATTCCAGGCATCCAGCCTGATAAAGTCATAATTTATGGACCGGAGATACTACTTATCTTGTGGAGATACTACAGCGGTCACCGTGAGGTCATGGACCCTAAGCGCTCTGGGGGTAACGGCCAGGAGATTATAGATCTGCTAAGTTCGGACGTCGAGATGGGTAACGATGCCTACGAGGACGAGGATAGGGAGGATTCTCCCTACTTCAACACCAATAAGAACGCCGATATTCGGGCCTCTCCGAGCATTTAG